From one Variovorax sp. PBL-H6 genomic stretch:
- a CDS encoding ABC transporter substrate-binding protein, whose product MQKLMRVFGAAGVLGLAAGGAWAQDTVKVGVIQPLTGSVAYNGQAFVSGAKLAVERRNAAGGVFGRKVELVIEDGQCRPANSVNAAEKLIQRDKVVALTGAFCSSATAAVMPVAEKYKVPLLTGVSSKADLTEKGMQYFFRSAETDRLMSKTFSKILAEKLQLKTVAYIGVNDDWGRGGVEDFSKDLGELGVKTVMKEYFDHGATDFYTLLTKLKASNADGVFVAAETQDGSILVKQFKEFGLKTKIFGVGSWATADFVGLAGEASEGIYAAVPYASSLPGERNKAFVDLYAASYKQKPGKYDAAGYNALNIMMEALARAGKAEPDAVRDALRKTDYAAPNGRYRFTEKGEGYGFDVVLVQIVNKEPRVVAQSATEKP is encoded by the coding sequence ATGCAGAAGTTGATGCGTGTGTTCGGCGCGGCGGGCGTCCTGGGCCTGGCCGCTGGAGGCGCCTGGGCGCAAGACACGGTGAAGGTCGGCGTCATTCAGCCGCTGACCGGTTCGGTGGCCTACAACGGCCAGGCCTTCGTGAGCGGCGCGAAGCTGGCGGTGGAGCGCCGCAACGCAGCCGGCGGCGTGTTCGGCCGCAAGGTGGAACTGGTGATCGAAGACGGGCAGTGCCGCCCCGCCAACTCGGTCAATGCGGCCGAGAAGCTGATCCAGCGCGACAAGGTCGTGGCGCTGACCGGCGCCTTCTGCAGCTCGGCCACCGCCGCGGTGATGCCGGTGGCGGAGAAGTACAAGGTGCCGCTGCTGACCGGCGTGTCTTCCAAGGCCGACCTCACCGAGAAGGGCATGCAGTACTTCTTCCGCTCGGCCGAGACCGACCGGCTCATGTCCAAGACCTTCAGCAAGATCCTGGCCGAGAAGCTGCAGCTCAAGACCGTTGCCTACATCGGCGTGAACGACGACTGGGGCCGCGGCGGCGTCGAGGACTTCTCCAAGGACCTCGGCGAGCTCGGCGTCAAGACCGTGATGAAGGAGTACTTCGACCACGGGGCGACCGACTTCTACACGCTGCTCACCAAGCTCAAGGCCAGCAACGCCGATGGCGTGTTCGTCGCGGCCGAGACGCAGGACGGATCGATCCTGGTCAAGCAGTTCAAGGAGTTCGGCCTCAAGACCAAGATCTTCGGCGTCGGCTCCTGGGCGACGGCGGACTTCGTCGGCCTGGCCGGCGAGGCCTCGGAGGGCATCTACGCCGCCGTTCCCTACGCGTCGAGCCTGCCGGGCGAGCGCAACAAGGCCTTCGTCGATCTCTACGCCGCGAGCTACAAGCAGAAGCCGGGCAAGTACGACGCGGCCGGCTACAACGCGCTCAACATCATGATGGAAGCGCTCGCCCGCGCCGGAAAGGCCGAGCCCGACGCAGTGCGCGATGCCCTGCGCAAGACCGACTACGCCGCCCCGAACGGCCGCTACCGCTTCACCGAGAAGGGCGAGGGCTACGGCTTCGACGTGGTGCTGGTGCAGATCGTGAACAAGGAACCGCGCGTCGTGGCGCAGAGCGCGACCGAGAAGCCCTGA
- a CDS encoding branched-chain amino acid ABC transporter permease, translating to MEQLPQYLVNGLVTGSFYALSALGLTLILGLMRVVNFAHGELYMMGGVMGWWATTRLGLDFFSGLLLVAVAMGAFGWLVDRLLIERIRDQGEEPGILLTIGLSIFLANTALLMVGTAPLKVEAPIAAGPVFLGTVVLTKLRLFAVAVCALLIVAAWLTIHKTRLGRAMRATFQDPMAARLVGIRTSSVYASTFAMGTVIASMAGMLLGSIYSAQVSVGGLVSMKAFVVVILGGMGSFAGAIAGGLLLGVAEALWGGYVATGWVDIIGFALVILALVFRPYGLFARRVERA from the coding sequence ATGGAGCAACTGCCACAGTATCTCGTGAACGGCCTGGTGACGGGCTCGTTCTACGCCCTGTCGGCCTTGGGCCTGACGCTCATCCTCGGCCTCATGCGCGTCGTCAACTTCGCGCATGGCGAGCTGTACATGATGGGGGGCGTCATGGGCTGGTGGGCGACCACGCGCCTCGGCCTCGACTTCTTCAGCGGCCTGCTGCTGGTGGCCGTCGCAATGGGCGCCTTCGGCTGGCTGGTCGACCGCCTGCTGATCGAGCGCATCCGCGACCAGGGCGAGGAGCCCGGCATCCTGCTGACCATCGGCCTGTCGATCTTCCTGGCCAACACCGCGCTGCTGATGGTCGGCACCGCGCCGTTGAAAGTGGAGGCGCCGATCGCCGCGGGCCCGGTCTTCCTCGGCACGGTGGTGCTCACCAAGCTGCGGCTGTTCGCCGTCGCGGTGTGCGCGCTGTTGATCGTGGCCGCCTGGCTCACGATCCACAAGACCCGGCTCGGCCGCGCGATGCGCGCCACCTTCCAGGACCCGATGGCCGCGCGACTGGTGGGCATCCGCACCTCCAGCGTTTACGCCAGCACCTTCGCCATGGGCACGGTGATCGCGTCGATGGCGGGCATGCTGCTCGGCTCGATCTACTCGGCGCAGGTGTCGGTGGGCGGGCTGGTCAGCATGAAAGCCTTCGTGGTCGTGATCCTCGGCGGCATGGGCAGCTTTGCCGGTGCCATCGCCGGTGGCCTGCTGCTCGGCGTGGCGGAAGCACTGTGGGGCGGCTATGTCGCCACCGGCTGGGTCGACATCATCGGCTTCGCGCTGGTGATCCTGGCGCTGGTGTTCCGGCCCTACGGCCTCTTCGCGAGGCGGGTGGAGCGCGCATGA
- a CDS encoding branched-chain amino acid ABC transporter permease, translating to MKFERRCLWALMLLAALVPLLVRDQYLLHIAIMVLFYAVLATSLNLVVGYVGEFSLGHTAFLGTGAYAAALLSSVHGWPIWATIPVAGLLAALMGVIIGAITLRLQGPFFVIVTLSFAEVLRLVADNWIALTNGPMGIAGVPQPALLAQADNLGAKQFYYAVAWLLLAIALYLSYRFVNSNAGRAAVAIRENRYVAQSIGIRPLTYSMFALVLGAFLSGMAGGFYAHYISFVGPEVFRFAFMVSMIIMVLIGGKGTLVGPLIGALLVTFLEEYLREAKELRLSLFGLAVIAIVLFLPRGLMGFIARRRETRAMAAAPAATPSTPRATRRPA from the coding sequence ATGAAATTCGAACGTCGCTGTCTCTGGGCGCTGATGCTGCTCGCGGCCCTGGTGCCCTTGCTGGTGCGCGACCAGTACCTCCTGCACATCGCCATCATGGTGCTGTTCTACGCGGTGCTCGCCACCAGCCTCAACCTCGTGGTGGGCTACGTCGGGGAGTTCTCGCTCGGCCATACCGCCTTCCTCGGCACGGGGGCCTATGCGGCGGCCCTGCTGTCGAGCGTGCATGGTTGGCCGATCTGGGCCACCATCCCCGTCGCCGGCTTGCTGGCTGCGCTGATGGGCGTGATCATCGGCGCGATCACGCTGCGGCTGCAGGGGCCGTTCTTCGTGATCGTGACCCTGTCCTTCGCCGAGGTGTTGCGCCTGGTCGCGGACAACTGGATCGCCCTCACCAACGGGCCGATGGGCATCGCGGGCGTGCCGCAGCCGGCGCTGCTGGCACAAGCCGACAACCTCGGGGCGAAGCAGTTCTACTACGCCGTTGCGTGGCTGCTGCTCGCGATCGCGCTGTACCTCTCGTACCGCTTCGTGAACTCGAATGCGGGCCGTGCCGCCGTCGCCATCCGCGAGAACCGCTACGTCGCGCAATCGATCGGCATCCGGCCGCTGACCTACTCGATGTTCGCGCTGGTGCTCGGCGCCTTCCTGTCGGGCATGGCCGGCGGCTTCTATGCGCACTACATCTCCTTCGTCGGGCCCGAGGTGTTCCGCTTCGCCTTCATGGTGAGCATGATCATCATGGTGCTGATCGGCGGCAAGGGCACGCTGGTGGGGCCGCTGATCGGGGCGCTGCTCGTGACCTTCCTCGAGGAGTACCTGCGCGAAGCCAAGGAGCTGCGCCTGTCCCTCTTCGGGCTGGCGGTGATCGCGATCGTGCTCTTCCTGCCGCGCGGCCTGATGGGCTTCATCGCGCGGCGGCGGGAGACGCGTGCCATGGCTGCAGCGCCCGCAGCCACACCGAGTACCCCGCGCGCAACCCGGAGGCCCGCATGA
- a CDS encoding ABC transporter ATP-binding protein produces MNAAGTLEVRGLSKSFGGIHAVKDISFDVQPGEIVGLIGPNGAGKTTCFNLITGFYSPSEGRVHFRGSDVTGEKPYRMARLGIVRSFQKTNILKSLTVFENVLTGHYLEARQPLWRTFFPGARVRSTERAVRESAERIVHTMGLAQRMDVPAYMLSCGELRLLEVALALSAKPEILMLDEPAAGLNSQEAKTFGEILRKLRGALVQSILIVEHNMGLVMGVCDRVVVMHFGEKLAEGAPAEVQSDARVIEAYLGRGKKS; encoded by the coding sequence ATGAACGCGGCGGGCACCCTGGAGGTCCGCGGCCTCAGCAAGTCCTTCGGCGGCATCCATGCCGTGAAGGACATCAGCTTCGACGTCCAGCCCGGCGAGATCGTGGGCCTGATCGGGCCCAACGGCGCGGGCAAGACCACCTGCTTCAACCTGATCACCGGCTTCTACTCGCCCAGCGAGGGCAGGGTGCACTTCCGCGGCAGCGACGTGACGGGCGAGAAGCCCTACCGCATGGCGCGGCTGGGCATCGTGCGCAGCTTCCAGAAGACCAACATCCTCAAGTCGTTGACGGTGTTCGAGAACGTGCTCACGGGCCACTACCTGGAAGCGCGCCAGCCGCTCTGGCGCACCTTCTTCCCGGGCGCGCGCGTGCGCAGCACCGAGCGTGCGGTGCGAGAGAGCGCGGAGCGGATCGTGCACACGATGGGGCTCGCGCAGCGCATGGATGTGCCTGCGTACATGCTGTCCTGCGGCGAGCTCCGCCTCCTCGAAGTGGCGCTGGCGCTGTCCGCCAAGCCCGAGATCCTGATGCTCGACGAGCCTGCGGCCGGCCTCAACAGCCAGGAAGCGAAGACCTTCGGCGAGATCCTCAGGAAGCTGCGTGGCGCCTTGGTGCAGTCGATCCTGATCGTGGAGCACAACATGGGCCTGGTGATGGGCGTGTGCGATCGCGTGGTGGTGATGCACTTCGGCGAGAAGCTGGCCGAGGGCGCGCCAGCCGAGGTGCAGAGCGATGCCCGGGTGATCGAGGCCTATCTGGGCAGAGGAAAGAAGTCATGA
- a CDS encoding ABC transporter ATP-binding protein — protein MSAVMPNPILQGARPAGGHLLELKDVHVSYGKTAALHGVSLTVQPGEVIALIGANGAGKSTTLRTISGLMRPTRGEVLFDGRAIGGMPADRVVALGIAQSPEERHVWPAMTVYENLSLGAYLCKSAADIEQRIAKVYARFPRLKERHRQLAGTLSGGEQQMLAIGRALMSEPRLLLLDEPSLGLSPRMAEEVFDFVREIHGHGVTVLLVEQNVHNALSVASRAYVFETGRVVAERDAAGLLQDPELLSAYLGA, from the coding sequence ATGAGCGCCGTGATGCCGAACCCCATCCTGCAAGGCGCCCGCCCCGCCGGCGGCCACCTGCTCGAGCTGAAGGACGTGCATGTCAGCTACGGCAAGACCGCCGCGTTGCACGGTGTCAGCCTCACGGTGCAGCCCGGCGAGGTGATCGCGCTCATCGGTGCCAATGGCGCCGGCAAGAGCACCACGCTGCGCACGATCTCCGGCCTGATGCGCCCGACGCGCGGCGAGGTCCTGTTCGATGGCCGCGCCATCGGCGGCATGCCGGCCGACCGCGTGGTCGCGCTGGGCATCGCGCAGTCGCCCGAGGAGCGCCACGTCTGGCCGGCGATGACCGTGTACGAGAACCTCTCGCTCGGGGCCTACCTGTGCAAGTCGGCCGCGGACATCGAGCAGCGCATCGCCAAGGTCTACGCCCGCTTCCCGCGGTTGAAGGAGCGCCACCGGCAGCTGGCCGGCACGCTCAGTGGCGGCGAGCAGCAGATGCTGGCCATCGGCCGCGCGCTGATGTCCGAGCCCCGGCTGCTGCTGCTCGACGAGCCCAGCCTGGGCCTGAGCCCGCGCATGGCCGAGGAGGTGTTCGACTTCGTGCGCGAGATCCATGGGCACGGCGTGACGGTGCTGCTGGTCGAGCAGAACGTGCACAACGCGCTGTCGGTCGCGTCGCGGGCTTATGTCTTCGAGACCGGTCGGGTGGTCGCCGAGCGCGATGCGGCCGGGCTGTTGCAGGACCCGGAACTGTTGAGCGCCTACCTCGGCGCGTGA
- a CDS encoding FAD-dependent monooxygenase, with product MSKAMRVGIVGGGIGGVALARALRLRGIDAHVFERASAFGEIGAGVQMTPNAAKVLKGLGVGEGLERIGFLPEAMVGRNWNDARELFRTPLREVCPRIFGAGFYHVHRADLHAILCDGIPADRVRFNVQCTGVEQHGERAVALFSDGTRFEADLIVGADGIHSAVRDSLWGKTDARFTGHMCWRALVPVEHHPLPFVSPDASFWMGPKAHIVTYYVKGGAAVNIVAVNESAQWVAESWTEPSTREELLGAYAGWHPNIIRLFERTDTSQIFKWGLFDRDPMTSWSQGRATLLGDAAHPMLPFLSQGAAMAIEDAYVLAAALAHHAGDCTAALRAYEAERLPRTARVQLEARERGRTYHLSTPEEQRQRDLAFQQQQAKDPNAVGIKAEWVYEYDATRCEERFDTLASVA from the coding sequence ATGAGCAAAGCAATGCGCGTAGGCATTGTCGGCGGCGGCATCGGCGGTGTCGCGCTGGCACGGGCGCTGCGGCTGCGCGGCATCGACGCCCATGTTTTCGAGCGCGCCTCCGCCTTCGGCGAGATCGGCGCCGGCGTGCAGATGACGCCCAACGCCGCCAAGGTGCTGAAGGGGCTGGGCGTGGGCGAGGGGCTCGAGCGCATCGGCTTCCTGCCCGAGGCGATGGTCGGGCGCAACTGGAACGACGCGCGCGAGCTGTTCCGGACCCCCTTGCGCGAGGTGTGCCCGCGGATCTTCGGGGCCGGCTTCTATCACGTGCACCGCGCCGACCTGCACGCCATCCTCTGCGACGGCATCCCGGCGGACCGCGTGCGATTCAATGTGCAGTGCACCGGCGTCGAGCAGCACGGCGAGCGGGCGGTTGCGCTGTTCTCGGACGGCACCCGCTTCGAGGCCGACCTGATCGTCGGCGCCGACGGCATCCATTCCGCCGTGCGCGATTCGCTGTGGGGCAAGACGGATGCGCGTTTCACCGGCCACATGTGCTGGCGCGCGCTGGTGCCGGTGGAGCACCATCCGCTGCCGTTCGTGAGCCCGGACGCCTCGTTCTGGATGGGGCCGAAGGCGCACATCGTGACCTACTACGTGAAGGGCGGCGCGGCCGTCAACATCGTGGCCGTCAACGAGAGCGCGCAATGGGTGGCCGAGTCGTGGACCGAGCCCAGCACCCGCGAGGAACTGCTGGGCGCCTATGCAGGCTGGCACCCGAACATCATTCGCCTCTTCGAGCGCACCGACACTTCGCAGATCTTCAAGTGGGGGCTGTTCGACCGCGACCCGATGACCTCCTGGTCGCAGGGGCGGGCCACCTTGCTGGGCGACGCCGCGCACCCGATGCTGCCCTTCCTGTCGCAAGGTGCGGCGATGGCGATCGAGGACGCCTACGTGCTGGCCGCCGCGCTGGCGCACCACGCCGGCGACTGCACGGCTGCGCTGCGCGCCTACGAGGCCGAGCGTCTGCCGCGCACGGCGCGCGTTCAGCTCGAGGCGCGCGAGCGCGGCCGCACCTATCACCTGTCCACGCCCGAGGAGCAGCGCCAGCGCGACCTGGCCTTCCAGCAGCAGCAGGCGAAGGATCCGAACGCCGTCGGCATCAAGGCCGAATGGGTCTACGAATACGACGCGACCCGCTGCGAGGAACGCTTCGACACCTTGGCCTCGGTGGCCTGA
- a CDS encoding maleate cis-trans isomerase family protein: protein MKSYRIGQIVPSSNTTMETEIPAMLRLREQVRPERFTFHSARMRMKQVNKEELAAMDAESDRCALELSDARVDVLGYACLVAIMAMGRGYHRQSETRLRSATASNQGEAPVVTSAGALVDALRVIGARRIALVAPYMVPLTKLVIDYIEHEGFEVADWRALEIPDNLEVGRHDPARLPGIVAGMKTSDVDAIVLSACVQMPSLPAIARVEAATGKPVITAAVATTYAMLGALGLEPVVPGAGALLSGAYPGEKR from the coding sequence ATGAAGAGCTATCGCATCGGCCAGATCGTGCCGAGTTCGAACACCACGATGGAGACCGAGATCCCCGCCATGCTGCGCCTGCGCGAGCAGGTGCGGCCGGAGCGCTTCACCTTCCATTCGGCGCGCATGCGCATGAAGCAGGTCAACAAGGAAGAGCTCGCGGCCATGGACGCCGAATCCGACCGCTGCGCGCTGGAGCTCAGCGATGCACGCGTGGACGTGCTCGGCTATGCCTGCCTGGTTGCCATCATGGCAATGGGCCGCGGCTATCACCGCCAGTCCGAGACGCGCCTGCGCTCGGCCACGGCAAGCAACCAGGGCGAGGCGCCGGTGGTCACCAGCGCCGGGGCCCTGGTGGATGCGCTGCGCGTCATCGGTGCGCGCCGCATCGCGCTGGTCGCGCCGTACATGGTGCCGCTGACCAAGCTGGTGATCGACTACATCGAGCATGAAGGCTTCGAGGTGGCGGACTGGCGCGCGCTCGAGATTCCCGACAACCTGGAGGTCGGCCGCCACGACCCGGCGCGGCTGCCGGGCATCGTCGCCGGCATGAAGACCTCGGACGTGGATGCGATCGTGCTCTCCGCCTGCGTCCAGATGCCCTCGCTGCCCGCGATCGCGCGCGTCGAGGCGGCCACCGGCAAGCCGGTGATCACGGCGGCCGTGGCGACCACCTACGCGATGCTCGGTGCGCTCGGCCTGGAGCCGGTGGTGCCCGGCGCGGGCGCGCTGCTCTCCGGGGCCTATCCGGGAGAGAAGCGATGA
- a CDS encoding alpha/beta fold hydrolase translates to MSSSHYLYGAHVHANGIRQHYLRYGGSGGERATRDAVILVPGITSPAVTWGFVAERFGRHFDTYVLDVRGRGLSEASDTLDYSLDAQAADVIALAEALALPRFALVGHSMGGRIAIRAAGRQPAGLTRVVAVDPPVSGPGRRAYPAKLPWYVDSIRLARRGITLDQMREFCPTWTEEQLRLRAQWLHTCDERAIVTSFEAFQTDDIHADLPRIAVPLLLITAERGDVVRPGDVEEMRRLAPQLAEVRVPDAGHMIPWDHEANFYRAFGDFLGHPLD, encoded by the coding sequence ATGAGCAGCAGCCACTACCTGTATGGCGCGCATGTGCACGCCAATGGCATCCGCCAGCACTACCTGCGCTACGGCGGCTCCGGCGGCGAGCGCGCAACGCGCGATGCGGTGATCCTGGTCCCCGGCATCACCAGCCCGGCCGTGACCTGGGGTTTCGTGGCCGAGCGCTTCGGCCGCCACTTCGACACCTATGTGCTCGACGTGCGCGGCCGCGGCCTCAGCGAGGCCTCGGACACGCTGGACTACAGCCTCGATGCGCAAGCCGCCGACGTGATCGCGCTGGCCGAGGCGCTGGCGCTGCCGCGCTTCGCGCTGGTCGGGCACTCGATGGGCGGACGCATCGCGATCCGCGCCGCCGGGCGGCAGCCAGCAGGGCTCACGCGCGTGGTCGCAGTCGATCCGCCGGTCTCCGGGCCCGGCCGGCGTGCGTACCCGGCAAAGCTGCCCTGGTACGTCGACTCCATTCGTCTCGCGCGTCGCGGCATCACGCTGGACCAGATGCGCGAGTTCTGTCCCACCTGGACCGAGGAGCAGCTGCGCCTGCGCGCGCAATGGCTGCACACCTGCGACGAGCGCGCCATCGTGACCAGCTTCGAGGCGTTCCAGACCGACGACATCCATGCCGACCTGCCGCGCATCGCGGTGCCCCTCCTGCTGATCACCGCCGAGCGCGGCGACGTGGTGCGGCCCGGCGACGTCGAGGAGATGCGCCGCCTCGCTCCCCAGCTGGCCGAAGTGCGCGTGCCCGACGCCGGCCACATGATTCCCTGGGACCACGAGGCGAATTTCTATCGGGCCTTCGGCGACTTCCTGGGCCATCCGCTCGATTGA
- a CDS encoding 2,5-dihydroxypyridine 5,6-dioxygenase has protein sequence MAVRDTDLIRAWTQVLTLSKLKAGDAVTVLTSEHTHPQTLRCAITAATMMGACVSRLDLPPVNAEKSLSRDPLAYLGTTPLTGNRAAIAALKASDLVLDLMTLLFSPEQHEILQGGTKILLAVEPPEVLLRMVPTLEDFERVQAGVALLKGRRTMRVSSAAGTDLHLPLGEYPITAEYGFVDQPGRWDHWPSGFAFTWPNEGGAQGRIVLAKGDVLLPMKSYVGEPIELTVKDGFVTRIDGAVEAEMLREYIESFGDPEAYAISHIGWGLQKRAYWSTLGLYDREATLGMDARAVSGNFLFSLGPNNEAGGSRTTACHIDIPMRRCNVFVDELQVVRDGQVVEELMTAQPPRKEAAHA, from the coding sequence ATGGCTGTCCGCGACACCGACCTGATCCGCGCCTGGACGCAGGTCCTCACCCTTTCGAAACTGAAGGCCGGCGACGCCGTCACCGTCCTCACCAGCGAGCACACGCACCCGCAGACGCTGCGCTGCGCCATCACCGCCGCGACGATGATGGGTGCCTGCGTCAGCCGGCTGGACTTGCCCCCCGTCAATGCCGAGAAGTCCCTGAGCCGCGATCCGCTGGCCTACCTCGGCACCACGCCGCTCACCGGCAATCGCGCTGCCATCGCGGCGCTCAAGGCCAGCGACCTCGTGCTCGACCTCATGACCCTGCTGTTCTCGCCCGAGCAGCACGAGATCCTGCAAGGCGGCACGAAGATCCTGCTGGCCGTCGAGCCGCCCGAGGTGCTGCTGCGCATGGTGCCCACGCTGGAGGACTTCGAGCGCGTGCAGGCGGGCGTCGCGCTGCTGAAGGGCCGCCGCACCATGCGCGTGAGCTCGGCCGCCGGCACCGACCTGCACTTGCCGCTGGGCGAATACCCGATCACCGCCGAGTACGGCTTCGTCGACCAGCCCGGCCGCTGGGACCATTGGCCCAGCGGCTTCGCGTTCACCTGGCCGAACGAGGGCGGCGCGCAGGGCCGCATCGTGCTGGCCAAGGGCGACGTGCTGCTGCCGATGAAGTCCTATGTGGGCGAGCCGATCGAGCTGACGGTGAAGGACGGCTTCGTCACGCGCATCGATGGCGCGGTCGAGGCCGAGATGCTGCGCGAGTACATCGAGTCCTTCGGCGACCCCGAGGCCTACGCCATCTCGCACATTGGCTGGGGCCTGCAGAAGCGCGCCTACTGGTCGACGCTCGGCCTCTACGACCGCGAAGCCACGCTGGGCATGGATGCACGCGCGGTCAGCGGCAACTTCCTGTTCTCGCTCGGCCCCAACAACGAGGCAGGCGGCAGCCGGACCACGGCCTGCCACATCGACATTCCGATGCGCCGCTGCAACGTCTTCGTCGACGAGCTGCAGGTGGTGCGCGACGGCCAGGTGGTCGAGGAACTCATGACGGCGCAGCCGCCGCGCAAAGAGGCGGCCCATGCCTGA
- a CDS encoding N-carbamoylsarcosine amidohydrolase codes for MPEETEVYRRQGFGAGLGVQPPLGLLIVDFVNGFADPAVFGGGNIPQAIASTVPLLALVRERGWPVAHSRIVYADDDGDANVFSDKVPGMLTLKEASPASAIVDALAPQAGELVVRKNVPSAFFGTTLAPWLVQRGVRTLLVAGCVTSGCVRASVVDAMCWGFRPLVLADCVGDRAIAPHEASLFDMQQKYADVMTSAELRERLPAAA; via the coding sequence ATGCCTGAAGAGACCGAGGTCTACCGCCGCCAGGGCTTCGGCGCCGGCCTGGGCGTGCAGCCGCCGCTCGGGCTTCTGATCGTCGACTTCGTCAACGGCTTCGCCGACCCTGCCGTGTTCGGCGGCGGCAACATCCCGCAGGCGATCGCGAGCACGGTGCCGCTGCTGGCGCTCGTGCGCGAGCGCGGCTGGCCGGTGGCGCACAGCCGCATCGTCTATGCCGACGACGACGGCGACGCCAACGTCTTCAGCGACAAGGTGCCCGGCATGCTGACGCTGAAGGAAGCCTCGCCTGCCAGCGCGATCGTCGACGCGCTCGCGCCGCAGGCGGGCGAGCTGGTGGTGCGCAAGAACGTTCCGTCCGCCTTCTTCGGCACCACGCTCGCGCCCTGGCTCGTGCAGCGGGGCGTGCGCACGCTGCTGGTCGCGGGCTGCGTGACCAGCGGCTGCGTGCGCGCCAGCGTGGTCGATGCCATGTGCTGGGGCTTTCGACCGCTGGTGCTGGCCGATTGCGTGGGCGACCGCGCCATCGCGCCGCACGAGGCCAGCCTGTTCGACATGCAACAGAAGTACGCCGACGTGATGACGTCGGCCGAGCTGCGCGAGCGCCTGCCTGCTGCGGCCTGA
- a CDS encoding TetR/AcrR family transcriptional regulator has protein sequence MDSPSQSPHVASAATAAHKRRSKQKGPGRPGGASVVREEILDAAEGQFANLGYAGTTLREVANQAKVTQALISYYFGSKYGLYEAVFLRRGQVISQQRMDNLDALGKGGKPRVRDIVRAFLLPTLQLRATPQGRSFLRLQARLHTEPPEISYKLRTDAYGGSTRRYVEVLREALPKLGELDAYWRVTLMIGTYLYAFSDTHRMEEMTPKGLYDPDDTDALIEQVTRFVVGGFEAR, from the coding sequence ATGGATTCCCCGAGCCAGTCGCCTCATGTCGCGAGCGCCGCAACGGCCGCGCACAAGCGCCGCAGCAAGCAGAAGGGCCCGGGCCGCCCCGGCGGCGCGAGCGTGGTGCGCGAGGAGATCCTCGACGCGGCAGAAGGCCAGTTCGCCAATCTCGGCTACGCAGGCACCACGTTGCGCGAAGTCGCCAACCAGGCCAAGGTCACGCAGGCCCTGATCAGCTACTACTTCGGCTCCAAGTACGGCCTGTACGAGGCAGTGTTCCTGCGCCGCGGCCAGGTCATCTCGCAGCAGCGCATGGACAACCTGGATGCCCTGGGCAAGGGCGGCAAGCCGCGCGTGCGCGACATCGTGCGCGCCTTCCTGCTGCCCACGTTGCAGCTGCGCGCCACGCCGCAGGGGCGCTCCTTCCTGCGGCTGCAGGCACGGCTGCACACCGAGCCGCCGGAGATCTCGTACAAGCTGCGCACCGATGCCTACGGCGGCTCGACGCGGCGCTATGTGGAGGTGCTGCGGGAGGCCCTCCCCAAGCTCGGAGAGCTCGACGCGTACTGGCGCGTGACGCTGATGATCGGCACGTACCTCTACGCCTTCTCCGACACCCACCGCATGGAGGAGATGACGCCCAAGGGCCTGTACGACCCGGACGATACGGACGCCCTCATCGAGCAGGTCACGCGCTTCGTGGTCGGCGGCTTCGAGGCGCGCTGA